One window of Candidatus Nitrospira kreftii genomic DNA carries:
- a CDS encoding tRNA-5-methyluridine(54) 2-sulfurtransferase, translating into MRSRLINFSTSICIQPSLPRIIIDMNCTKCKIKAVIKLPRHNAAFCKDCFNGFVMDQVLKAIRSQDMFTKEDRLLVAVSGGKDSLALWDILLKLGYRTDALYVNLGIENYSESSHKKVAHFAETVATAYGSVVHVHTVEREEGAGIRELAMIVHRPTCSICGTIKRYQFNRAAIQQGYDVMATGHNLDDEAARLLGNVLHWQDEYLEKQGPSLPASLDGFAKKVKPLYRLTERELAAYCVLNRIEYVVEECPMAQGARTLLYKEVLNKLETESPGTKHMFYWGFLEKQRKTETSVSMMDKDRSTLHPCSLCGQPTTAETCSYCKLMARAKVSTSL; encoded by the coding sequence ATGAGGTCACGCCTGATCAACTTTTCCACGTCGATTTGCATTCAACCTTCTCTCCCTCGTATCATCATCGATATGAACTGCACGAAATGTAAGATCAAAGCCGTAATCAAGTTGCCTCGCCACAATGCCGCATTCTGTAAAGATTGCTTTAATGGTTTTGTCATGGACCAGGTTCTGAAAGCGATTCGGTCTCAGGACATGTTTACGAAGGAAGACCGTCTCCTTGTTGCCGTGTCCGGTGGCAAGGATAGTTTGGCTTTGTGGGATATTCTACTGAAATTGGGCTATAGGACCGATGCTCTGTACGTGAATCTTGGGATTGAGAACTATTCTGAGTCCTCCCACAAGAAAGTCGCACATTTTGCCGAAACTGTGGCCACGGCTTACGGTTCGGTGGTGCATGTTCATACCGTAGAGCGTGAGGAAGGGGCTGGAATTCGCGAGCTCGCGATGATCGTCCACCGTCCAACGTGCTCGATCTGTGGAACGATCAAGCGGTATCAATTCAATCGGGCCGCGATCCAACAGGGATACGACGTCATGGCAACCGGACATAACTTGGATGACGAGGCAGCCCGACTTCTCGGTAACGTCCTTCATTGGCAGGATGAATATCTCGAGAAGCAAGGCCCCAGTCTCCCCGCCTCTCTGGATGGATTCGCAAAAAAAGTAAAACCGTTGTATCGCTTAACCGAGCGCGAACTGGCGGCCTATTGTGTGTTGAATCGGATCGAGTATGTTGTCGAGGAATGCCCCATGGCACAGGGGGCCCGTACCCTTCTCTATAAAGAAGTGTTGAATAAATTGGAGACCGAATCGCCTGGTACCAAGCACATGTTTTACTGGGGTTTTCTGGAAAAGCAGCGAAAGACTGAAACATCCGTCAGTATGATGGACAAAGACCGCTCCACCTTACACCCCTGTTCCCTCTGTGGCCAACCAACGACGGCTGAGACCTGCTCCTACTGTAAGCTCATGGCCCGAGCTAAGGTCTCTACGTCTCTTTGA
- a CDS encoding Curved DNA-binding protein, with translation MATTPRDYYQILGVPRTASADDIKKAFRRLARQYHPDLHAGAKKAEMEKKFKELNEAQEVLSDPDKRKKYDQYGTDWEQAQAFNKAREQARSGGFGGPWSFEQGSGGQGAGGNEHFSDFFEGLFGSRGRSANRDSDSGPPGDDLETDVQLALREVLTGVTRRVNLREPQTCATCLGNGNVRGRSCMTCHGTGMTTESKTIEVRIPAGVQDGTRVRVAGKGQPGAYGGRRGDLYLHVTIAPDPIFRQQGSDLHATLPVYPWEAALGADVTAPTLVEPVKVKVPAGSKADGKLRLKGKGLPSAAGGYGDLFLTLQIVMPTMMTDEEQVLYERLSKQRHPDPRMDLLHTARRR, from the coding sequence ATGGCAACTACTCCGCGCGATTACTATCAAATTCTCGGCGTGCCACGCACTGCCTCCGCCGACGATATCAAAAAGGCATTTCGTCGCCTAGCCCGGCAATATCATCCCGACCTTCATGCTGGCGCCAAGAAGGCCGAGATGGAGAAGAAATTTAAGGAATTGAACGAGGCGCAAGAAGTACTATCCGATCCCGACAAACGTAAAAAATACGATCAGTACGGTACGGATTGGGAACAAGCACAAGCCTTCAATAAGGCTCGTGAACAGGCTAGGAGCGGAGGGTTTGGCGGGCCTTGGAGTTTCGAACAAGGATCTGGCGGTCAGGGCGCTGGTGGGAACGAGCACTTTTCTGATTTTTTCGAGGGTCTCTTTGGTAGCCGCGGGCGCAGCGCGAATAGAGACAGCGACTCTGGTCCCCCGGGTGATGATCTCGAGACCGACGTTCAGCTCGCACTGCGCGAGGTTCTAACCGGCGTCACCAGGCGTGTGAACCTTCGTGAACCGCAAACATGCGCAACCTGCCTTGGGAATGGTAACGTCCGAGGCCGATCGTGCATGACCTGCCATGGAACCGGGATGACGACCGAATCCAAGACCATTGAAGTGCGGATTCCGGCGGGAGTTCAAGACGGAACTCGTGTGAGAGTTGCTGGAAAGGGGCAACCTGGAGCGTACGGTGGGAGACGCGGTGACTTGTATCTCCACGTGACTATTGCGCCTGATCCAATTTTCCGTCAACAGGGTTCAGATTTGCATGCCACCCTCCCCGTCTATCCTTGGGAAGCCGCATTGGGGGCCGACGTGACCGCTCCAACTTTAGTTGAACCGGTTAAGGTCAAAGTGCCGGCAGGTAGCAAAGCCGATGGCAAACTCCGACTGAAAGGGAAAGGACTACCGTCCGCAGCTGGTGGATACGGAGATCTTTTCCTAACCCTTCAGATTGTGATGCCAACGATGATGACGGATGAAGAACAAGTGCTGTATGAACGGTTGAGTAAGCAACGGCATCCAGATCCGCGAATGGACCTCCTCCATACCGCTCGACGACGCTAA
- a CDS encoding Dihydroxy-acid dehydratase, giving the protein MKKKDETKLQSHDLLIGPGRAPARAMLKAVGLTDEDLTKPLVGVANTWIEVMPCNFHLRRLSERVKAGIRAAGGTPIEYNTIAVSDGISMGTEGMKASLISREVIADSIELVARGHLFDAVVALSGCDKTIPGTVMALARLNLPSLMLYGGSIMPGQFQGHDVTIQDVFEAVGKHAKGTMTDAELKDLEDHACPGPGACGGQFTANTMAIAFEFLGISPMGRNGVPAMDGRKDDVAFECGKMVMDLVKQNLRPRQIITRKSLENAIAAVATTGGSTNAVLHLLAIARESGVKLSIDDFDKINRKVPLLADLKPGGRYAAADLFAAGGTTLVAKRLLDAGLLHGNQPTVTGRTIGEEASTATETPGQQVLRPLAHPIKPTGGLVILKGNLAPEGCVVKVAGHSMTRFQGAAKVYDREEDAFVAVQAGHIKAGDVVVIRYEGPAGGPGMREMLGVTAAIVGAGLGDSVALLTDGRFSGATHGLMAGHVAPEAVKGGPIAAVKNGDVITFDIVKRRLDVALSQREISARLKKVKSPPPRYTSGVMGKYARHVSSASEGAITT; this is encoded by the coding sequence ATGAAAAAAAAGGATGAGACGAAGCTCCAGAGTCACGATCTGTTAATCGGGCCGGGACGGGCACCGGCGAGAGCGATGCTGAAGGCCGTTGGATTGACGGATGAAGACCTGACCAAACCGCTCGTTGGGGTCGCTAACACTTGGATCGAGGTGATGCCGTGCAATTTTCATCTACGTCGCCTCTCTGAACGAGTTAAGGCTGGGATCCGAGCAGCCGGCGGCACGCCGATCGAGTACAACACTATTGCCGTGTCGGACGGCATTTCGATGGGGACCGAAGGAATGAAGGCGTCCCTGATCAGTCGAGAAGTGATTGCGGATTCCATTGAACTCGTTGCCCGTGGGCACCTGTTCGATGCTGTCGTCGCACTGTCTGGTTGCGACAAGACGATCCCTGGGACCGTGATGGCGCTAGCACGATTGAACTTGCCGTCACTCATGCTGTACGGCGGTTCGATCATGCCGGGGCAGTTTCAGGGGCACGATGTGACGATTCAAGACGTCTTTGAAGCAGTCGGCAAGCATGCGAAGGGGACCATGACGGATGCTGAGCTGAAGGATTTGGAAGATCATGCCTGCCCTGGGCCTGGGGCCTGTGGAGGCCAGTTCACTGCCAATACGATGGCGATTGCATTTGAATTCCTCGGTATTTCCCCAATGGGCCGTAACGGAGTGCCGGCGATGGATGGGCGCAAGGACGATGTGGCGTTTGAATGCGGCAAGATGGTGATGGATCTGGTGAAGCAGAATCTCCGTCCGCGTCAGATCATCACGCGGAAGTCGTTGGAGAATGCCATTGCCGCAGTCGCTACGACCGGAGGCTCGACCAATGCGGTCCTGCACTTGCTCGCCATCGCTCGCGAGTCAGGCGTGAAACTGAGCATCGACGATTTTGACAAGATCAATCGAAAGGTTCCCCTCCTCGCCGACCTCAAACCAGGTGGACGCTATGCAGCAGCCGATCTGTTTGCTGCAGGCGGGACCACGTTGGTCGCGAAGCGATTATTAGATGCCGGTCTTCTCCATGGGAATCAGCCGACGGTGACAGGACGAACAATCGGCGAAGAGGCATCGACTGCCACTGAAACCCCCGGTCAACAAGTTCTGCGTCCCCTCGCCCATCCCATCAAGCCGACGGGCGGCCTTGTCATTCTGAAGGGAAATTTGGCGCCGGAAGGCTGTGTGGTGAAAGTGGCCGGGCACTCCATGACCCGGTTCCAAGGAGCCGCAAAAGTGTATGATCGGGAGGAAGATGCGTTTGTGGCTGTACAGGCAGGCCACATTAAAGCCGGCGACGTGGTCGTCATTCGATACGAAGGCCCGGCGGGTGGACCCGGTATGCGTGAAATGTTGGGGGTGACGGCGGCCATCGTGGGTGCCGGACTTGGTGACTCAGTTGCGTTGCTGACTGATGGTCGGTTTTCTGGAGCGACACATGGATTGATGGCCGGCCATGTCGCTCCTGAAGCAGTCAAGGGAGGCCCGATTGCGGCCGTGAAAAACGGCGACGTCATTACATTCGATATCGTCAAGCGCCGGCTGGATGTGGCGTTATCGCAGAGAGAAATTAGTGCTCGACTCAAGAAGGTGAAGTCCCCTCCGCCTCGATACACATCAGGCGTGATGGGGAAATATGCTAGGCATGTCTCCTCGGCCTCGGAAGGAGCCATCACGACATAG
- a CDS encoding putative Ribosomal RNA small subunit methyltransferase D produces the protein MLANMRVIAGTHRGRRLNAPRTDRLRPTSDRVREALFSILRNRLTNGRFLDLYAGTGAVGIEAVSRGATHVTSVESDRDALKLIQQNVQICQIGDTLSVRAQAVEDFLGDPTQWNGSYDIIFADPPYSDAQEFSALLSKPQTMQLFNVDSWLVIEHATRTTLPASLGLTELMRRYRYGDTTLSVYSSPKAVQP, from the coding sequence ATGTTGGCGAATATGCGTGTGATCGCGGGTACCCATAGAGGTCGGCGACTCAACGCACCACGGACGGATCGCCTACGTCCGACCTCAGATCGAGTACGGGAGGCTCTGTTTTCAATTCTCAGAAATCGGCTGACGAATGGTCGCTTTTTAGACCTCTATGCCGGAACAGGCGCCGTGGGAATAGAAGCCGTAAGCCGGGGAGCGACCCACGTCACCTCCGTCGAATCTGACAGAGACGCCTTGAAGCTCATTCAGCAGAATGTTCAGATCTGTCAGATCGGTGATACACTCTCTGTGCGGGCTCAAGCTGTCGAAGATTTTCTAGGTGACCCTACTCAATGGAACGGTTCCTACGATATTATTTTTGCCGACCCTCCCTACTCTGACGCTCAAGAATTTTCAGCATTGCTTTCCAAACCACAGACCATGCAGCTATTTAATGTCGACTCATGGCTGGTTATCGAGCACGCCACCAGAACCACTTTACCCGCATCCCTAGGACTCACGGAGTTGATGCGTCGGTATCGATACGGAGATACCACCCTCTCTGTCTACTCCAGTCCCAAAGCTGTGCAGCCATGA
- a CDS encoding hypothetical protein (conserved protein of unknown function): MECPKCKGMMMLERFSDFFLVFYAWKCINCGAIIDRTISNNRRKSLAARESHTVTTR; this comes from the coding sequence ATGGAATGTCCGAAATGTAAGGGTATGATGATGTTAGAACGGTTTTCAGACTTCTTTCTCGTCTTCTACGCATGGAAATGCATCAATTGTGGAGCCATTATTGATCGCACGATTTCCAACAATCGCAGAAAGAGCCTAGCAGCTCGAGAGTCTCACACGGTAACTACTCGCTAG
- a CDS encoding hypothetical protein (conserved protein of unknown function): protein MADTKDHRRGIAHWPKTERPRERLLAKGSEALSDAHLLAILLRTGRRDSSAVQVAIELLDRMGGLGGLAVCGIEELCAISGIGPAKAAQLKAALALGRRSLTVPLSTGTRISSSADLFKHFYPVLRDVKHELFKVVLLDAKNTVLKETTVSEGSLTLSIVHPREVFAFAVRESAAAVIFLHNHPSGDPTPSHEDRRLTDRLVAVGKLLGIRVLDHLIIGDGRYVSFADEGWLSGSRVDDEDI, encoded by the coding sequence ATGGCGGATACGAAAGACCACAGGAGAGGGATTGCCCACTGGCCTAAAACCGAGCGTCCCCGTGAACGTCTGCTTGCAAAGGGTTCAGAGGCCCTGTCCGATGCGCATCTTCTCGCAATTCTCCTGAGGACGGGGAGACGTGATTCCTCCGCCGTACAGGTCGCCATCGAACTCCTTGATCGGATGGGAGGGTTGGGAGGATTAGCGGTGTGTGGTATTGAAGAACTCTGTGCCATCTCGGGGATCGGCCCCGCAAAGGCGGCTCAGCTCAAGGCCGCGCTGGCATTGGGAAGGCGTTCCCTGACCGTTCCACTCTCAACCGGCACCCGTATTTCGTCGAGCGCTGATCTCTTCAAACATTTCTACCCTGTTCTTCGCGATGTGAAACACGAACTTTTCAAGGTGGTGCTGCTTGATGCAAAAAATACTGTTCTTAAAGAAACGACAGTATCGGAAGGGAGTCTGACCCTCAGCATTGTTCATCCACGAGAAGTTTTTGCCTTTGCGGTTCGCGAATCGGCTGCTGCCGTCATCTTTCTGCATAATCATCCAAGCGGAGATCCTACCCCTAGTCATGAGGATCGACGATTGACTGATCGTTTGGTGGCGGTTGGTAAATTATTGGGGATACGCGTATTGGATCATCTTATCATCGGGGATGGTCGATATGTGAGTTTTGCCGATGAAGGGTGGTTGAGTGGATCCCGAGTGGATGATGAAGACATCTGA
- a CDS encoding hypothetical protein (conserved protein of unknown function), giving the protein MTLELLGRIHKELSITGHACYETVLAISELVNRKVQIIRLHWQASTLLKKLDEVTGALGQQIVAQVSERLLDKPSLDSSVRMIDERLTEAIAQVQQLKTLLIQVDSQIHELKLEAIHQDLLVFQRDLTLRSGGIERLIVTRGAAAAHEPLSALPYSASAHVATVFRGPFLLAPADDLLLRPGDIVILIGTQAELDKLTGWFTGQRSLTSSLTQSA; this is encoded by the coding sequence ATGACGCTCGAACTGCTTGGCCGCATTCATAAAGAACTCTCGATCACTGGGCATGCCTGCTACGAAACCGTTCTAGCCATCTCTGAGCTTGTCAATCGGAAAGTTCAGATTATTCGGTTACATTGGCAAGCGTCAACATTACTCAAAAAACTTGATGAGGTCACAGGCGCACTTGGGCAGCAAATCGTCGCTCAGGTTTCCGAGCGACTCCTCGACAAGCCGTCACTTGATTCAAGCGTCCGCATGATCGACGAAAGGCTGACCGAGGCTATTGCCCAAGTCCAGCAGCTGAAAACTTTGCTGATTCAAGTCGATTCACAAATCCACGAGCTCAAACTTGAAGCAATACATCAAGACTTGCTTGTCTTTCAACGAGACCTGACACTTCGTTCAGGAGGCATTGAACGGCTTATTGTCACTCGAGGTGCTGCTGCAGCACATGAACCATTGAGTGCGCTTCCCTACTCTGCCTCCGCGCACGTGGCCACGGTGTTCCGAGGGCCTTTTCTATTGGCCCCCGCCGACGATCTCCTCCTACGACCCGGCGATATCGTCATCCTGATCGGCACGCAAGCCGAGCTCGACAAACTTACGGGATGGTTCACCGGCCAACGAAGCCTTACATCCTCTTTGACACAATCTGCATAG
- a CDS encoding hypothetical protein (conserved exported protein of unknown function), with protein sequence MKSVAKTTAVVAIASISLLMCGATSWANDPSYGHAGSGYGAGGGHGYGKGEMHSGAGHLIRHLLKHEKDIGLTAEQVAKLKDVQLNLDRIRIKTEADIKIAERELKALTDDEKSDLSAIEAKLRQSKDLQVGLRMASIKMRRDVMAVLTPEQREKEKSEHDKVMQQHKGAGSHHGGGMPYGAHPHGGSSPGGNPHGMNPHGKTPHESAAPPTSPSTMSVE encoded by the coding sequence ATGAAGTCTGTAGCCAAGACGACTGCTGTCGTTGCGATAGCTTCGATCAGTCTACTGATGTGCGGTGCCACCAGCTGGGCCAATGATCCGAGCTATGGCCATGCCGGGAGTGGGTACGGTGCTGGAGGGGGCCATGGCTATGGCAAGGGAGAGATGCATAGTGGAGCAGGCCACCTTATCCGACATCTCCTTAAGCACGAAAAAGATATCGGACTCACCGCCGAGCAGGTTGCCAAGCTCAAGGACGTGCAACTGAATCTGGACCGTATTCGTATCAAGACCGAAGCCGATATCAAAATTGCTGAACGTGAGTTGAAAGCGTTGACGGATGATGAGAAAAGCGATCTGAGCGCGATTGAGGCAAAACTGAGGCAGAGCAAAGACCTGCAAGTTGGGCTGCGAATGGCCTCGATTAAGATGCGGCGCGATGTGATGGCGGTATTGACGCCCGAACAACGTGAGAAGGAAAAGTCCGAGCATGACAAAGTGATGCAGCAGCACAAAGGGGCAGGATCTCATCATGGTGGGGGAATGCCGTACGGTGCGCATCCCCATGGTGGAAGTTCGCCCGGAGGGAATCCTCATGGGATGAACCCACACGGCAAGACACCGCATGAATCGGCTGCACCCCCGACCTCTCCAAGCACGATGTCCGTCGAGTAG
- a CDS encoding putative periplasmic serine endoprotease DegP-like protein, translating into MLEEIQTVITELAEETKPSVVNLFPITGGSRSREGPGERMPNASGSGSGLIVDSEGHIVTNNHVVGDATEIEVRLSDKTKLIAHVIGKDPDTDLALLKVSAGRPLISARFGDSTSVKVGQWVLAVGNPFGLDQTVTLGVVSGIGRENINLSRYENFIQTDASINPGNSGGPLFNLRGEVIGINTAIINFAQGIGFAIPSNMAKQVIEQLLVKGKVVRGWLGVGIQPLTAELAKKFGVIEGGGVLVNEVFEKDPAALAGIQPGDVIVRINGVLVDSPNRLSRLIGTLAPGATSRIEVVRDLKPLLLDVPLTERPETPVLASIPRVEKLESKLGLEVQESTSSLVEKFKLRQPTGVVITKVDPNSLAQAEGLREGDLIIEVNRTEVSSLAEFTSSISQSRRGDALLLRVLRENRAFYVVLKSID; encoded by the coding sequence ATGCTCGAAGAGATTCAAACCGTCATTACCGAGCTGGCAGAGGAAACCAAGCCTTCGGTCGTCAATCTGTTTCCAATCACCGGTGGCAGTAGATCTCGGGAAGGCCCCGGCGAGCGCATGCCGAATGCGTCAGGCTCTGGCTCCGGACTGATCGTAGATAGCGAAGGTCATATCGTGACGAACAATCATGTCGTCGGCGACGCCACCGAGATCGAGGTACGCCTTTCAGACAAGACAAAGCTCATCGCTCACGTGATTGGTAAGGATCCAGATACTGACTTGGCTCTGCTCAAAGTATCGGCAGGTCGGCCGCTGATCAGCGCACGGTTCGGTGACTCAACGTCCGTCAAGGTAGGTCAATGGGTATTGGCCGTCGGAAATCCCTTTGGGCTTGACCAGACTGTGACACTTGGCGTGGTCAGTGGGATTGGTCGTGAAAATATCAACCTCTCACGCTATGAAAACTTCATTCAGACTGATGCGTCAATCAACCCAGGTAATTCCGGCGGCCCGCTGTTTAACCTTCGTGGTGAGGTCATTGGCATCAATACGGCAATCATTAATTTTGCTCAAGGTATCGGCTTTGCCATACCATCGAACATGGCCAAACAAGTCATTGAACAACTCCTCGTCAAGGGAAAGGTTGTACGGGGTTGGCTCGGCGTCGGCATCCAACCGTTGACCGCCGAGTTGGCCAAGAAATTCGGTGTCATTGAAGGCGGAGGTGTGCTGGTCAATGAAGTCTTTGAAAAGGATCCCGCGGCGCTCGCCGGGATTCAGCCTGGTGATGTCATCGTTCGGATCAATGGCGTGTTGGTCGACTCACCCAATAGGCTCTCCCGCCTGATCGGGACACTCGCTCCCGGTGCCACATCACGGATCGAAGTCGTTCGAGATCTGAAGCCCCTCCTTCTCGATGTGCCGCTTACCGAACGACCGGAGACTCCCGTCCTGGCATCCATTCCTCGCGTAGAGAAGTTGGAAAGTAAACTCGGTCTAGAGGTTCAAGAATCGACGTCGAGTCTCGTGGAAAAATTCAAGCTCCGTCAGCCGACGGGCGTAGTCATCACTAAGGTCGATCCGAACAGTCTCGCACAAGCCGAGGGGCTTCGGGAAGGCGACCTGATCATCGAGGTCAACCGAACAGAGGTCTCGTCCTTGGCGGAATTTACGTCAAGCATTTCTCAATCTCGACGAGGTGATGCTCTTTTGCTTCGTGTGCTCCGGGAAAACCGTGCGTTCTACGTCGTACTTAAATCAATCGACTGA
- a CDS encoding pantetheine-phosphate adenylyltransferase, with translation MKIGIYPGTFDPVTHGHTDIITRSLRVFDKVVVAVAPNPSKHPLFNLMERLAMVELVMKDLEQVDVTPFEGLLVDYVERSGAHAIIRGLRAISDFEHEFQMALINRKLAKTVETVFLMPSEEYSYLSSTIIKEVARHGGNLAEFLHPEVARRLHDRIRSLKP, from the coding sequence ATGAAGATCGGCATCTACCCCGGCACATTCGATCCCGTTACCCATGGCCACACAGACATCATCACCCGCAGCCTCCGCGTATTTGATAAGGTGGTCGTGGCCGTGGCTCCAAATCCTTCTAAGCATCCGCTCTTCAATTTGATGGAACGCCTTGCTATGGTGGAGCTGGTTATGAAAGATCTCGAGCAAGTCGATGTGACACCGTTTGAGGGCTTGTTAGTGGATTATGTCGAACGGTCAGGTGCCCATGCAATCATCCGAGGCTTACGAGCCATTTCTGATTTTGAACACGAATTTCAGATGGCATTGATCAACCGCAAACTTGCCAAGACGGTGGAGACCGTGTTCCTAATGCCTAGCGAGGAATATTCGTACCTATCTTCGACCATCATCAAGGAGGTCGCGCGACACGGAGGGAACTTGGCTGAGTTTCTCCACCCAGAAGTCGCCCGACGCCTACACGATCGAATCCGGAGTCTCAAACCATGA
- a CDS encoding Elongation factor G, with the protein METARVESVRNVAIVSSVGAGKTSLCESLLYVSGVTPSLGSVTEGTTVSDFEPEELRHRTSTSTTLLQFNWNQTHINLIDTPGALDLLGEPMAALRAVDAVIIVVSGNSGVRTELVRLWMKIDELGLPCLLFVNGLDREGTSFDNALETCRQHFGFVPLPLTVPVNRGRAIDGVYDIWHEKVIRSGPMSSKVEQVSPGDELQGFSRDARKQLMEAVAETDESLLDRYLSQGDLTQEELLDGLRRGTQMRRFLPAYAGSAIQNVGVWSLLNAIVMLLPSPRERGAEHPWHGTHPETNGTCERKGSAEEPLSAYVFKTLIDPFVGRLSYCRVLSGTIQADATVWNASKQVREKLGHFYEVVGKRHVSVESAQAGDIVAIGKLKDTQTGDTLCQESAPICYAGLGMPKPILSFAVDAKSKAEIDKVSLGLHKLIEEDPTLEFTRNPETKEMVLSGMGQFHIDLTLEKLLRKFGADVALHTPKIAYRETIKSQSQAQGKYKKQTGGHGQYGDCWLEVVPQPRGQGFAFGNRIVGGAIPRNFIPAVEKGVREAMHEGPLGGFPVVDVQVTVYDGSYHTVDSSEMSFKIAGAMALKKAMETAHPVLLEPIMRVDIESPTDTVGAVMGDLNARRGRIVSVTALAHMERITAMVPLAELLRYATALNAMTGGRASYVMEFDHYDEVPRDLTVKLIERQKAERHITVAH; encoded by the coding sequence ATGGAAACAGCCCGTGTGGAGTCTGTCAGAAACGTGGCGATCGTGTCCAGCGTCGGGGCTGGGAAAACTTCACTGTGTGAATCCTTGCTATATGTGAGTGGAGTTACTCCTTCCCTCGGTTCCGTGACCGAAGGGACCACCGTCTCGGATTTTGAACCTGAGGAACTTCGTCATCGCACCTCGACCAGCACCACCCTTCTGCAGTTCAACTGGAATCAGACCCATATCAATTTGATTGATACTCCCGGGGCCCTCGATCTTCTCGGCGAACCGATGGCTGCTCTCCGTGCCGTCGACGCGGTCATCATTGTCGTGAGTGGAAACAGTGGGGTACGGACTGAGCTGGTTCGACTATGGATGAAGATCGACGAGCTGGGTCTGCCATGTCTTCTGTTCGTCAACGGGCTGGATAGGGAAGGCACATCCTTCGATAATGCGCTGGAAACTTGCCGCCAACACTTTGGTTTCGTTCCACTGCCTCTGACGGTGCCGGTTAATCGGGGGAGGGCGATCGACGGAGTCTATGATATTTGGCATGAGAAAGTGATTCGATCTGGGCCAATGTCTTCGAAAGTCGAACAGGTCTCTCCTGGGGACGAGCTACAGGGATTTTCTAGGGACGCGCGCAAGCAGCTGATGGAGGCAGTGGCTGAGACTGACGAATCTCTTCTAGATCGATACCTCTCTCAGGGTGATTTGACACAAGAAGAACTTTTGGACGGTCTGCGACGCGGTACTCAAATGAGGCGATTCCTTCCGGCCTACGCCGGATCTGCCATTCAGAATGTGGGAGTCTGGTCGCTCTTGAATGCCATTGTGATGTTGCTGCCCTCGCCAAGAGAGCGTGGTGCGGAGCATCCATGGCACGGGACGCACCCCGAGACCAACGGAACATGCGAACGGAAGGGGAGTGCAGAAGAGCCCCTTTCTGCGTATGTTTTTAAGACCCTCATTGATCCGTTCGTTGGACGACTCTCCTATTGTCGTGTGTTGTCGGGAACTATTCAGGCCGATGCGACGGTGTGGAATGCGTCAAAACAGGTGCGGGAGAAGCTCGGTCATTTCTATGAGGTGGTGGGCAAACGTCACGTGTCTGTTGAGTCCGCTCAAGCAGGAGACATCGTGGCGATCGGGAAACTCAAGGATACGCAGACCGGTGACACCTTGTGTCAGGAAAGCGCCCCTATCTGTTATGCAGGGCTTGGGATGCCAAAGCCAATCTTATCGTTCGCTGTTGATGCGAAATCGAAGGCAGAGATCGACAAAGTCAGTCTCGGTTTGCACAAGCTCATTGAGGAAGATCCGACACTCGAGTTCACACGCAACCCTGAAACAAAGGAGATGGTACTCAGCGGGATGGGACAATTTCACATTGATCTAACTTTGGAGAAGTTGCTACGCAAATTTGGAGCCGACGTCGCGCTGCACACCCCGAAGATCGCGTACCGGGAAACGATCAAAAGCCAGTCACAGGCCCAGGGCAAGTACAAAAAACAAACCGGCGGTCATGGACAATACGGTGATTGTTGGCTTGAAGTGGTCCCGCAGCCTCGTGGTCAGGGATTTGCCTTCGGCAATCGGATTGTTGGAGGAGCCATTCCACGAAACTTCATCCCTGCCGTGGAAAAAGGTGTGCGTGAAGCCATGCATGAGGGGCCGCTAGGTGGATTTCCAGTCGTCGACGTTCAAGTCACGGTTTATGATGGTTCCTACCATACGGTCGATTCGTCGGAAATGTCGTTTAAGATTGCCGGAGCCATGGCATTGAAGAAAGCGATGGAGACAGCGCATCCGGTGTTGCTCGAACCTATCATGAGGGTCGACATCGAAAGTCCCACCGACACGGTTGGAGCCGTGATGGGAGATTTGAACGCTCGTCGTGGACGTATTGTTTCCGTCACTGCGCTGGCCCATATGGAACGGATCACGGCCATGGTTCCACTTGCAGAATTGCTGAGGTATGCGACAGCTCTGAATGCCATGACCGGCGGACGAGCCAGTTATGTCATGGAGTTTGATCACTACGACGAAGTGCCTCGAGATCTGACGGTAAAGCTCATCGAACGGCAGAAGGCCGAGCGGCACATTACGGTCGCTCACTGA